TTGGCTGTTGGGACCACGTTTGTACAAACTTGAATCATACGGTGCACCGATTTATCGCTATTTAAAAAACGGTAGCAACATTGCTATGCCTGGGCATAATCAGAGTATGGCTACTCTGGGGAGTTTTATTCTTTGGTTGGGCTGGTTTGGCTTTAATGCAGGCTCAACGCTGAAAGCTGATCCTGGTGCGATCGCTCATATTTTCCTCACAACCAACATGGCAGGTGCAACAGGTGGTATTGCAGCAACCCTGATTTCCTGGTGGCGCTTTGGTAAGCCTGAACTTACCATGATCCTCAATGGAGTCTTGGCAGGTTTGGTATCGATTACGGCTTCCTCTGCCTTCGTGACCGTTCGTAGTGCGTTTTGGATTGGTCTGATTGCAGGAATCCTTGTGTTTTTCTCGGTACTTTTTATAGACGCAAACTTAAAAATTGATGACCCAGTAGGTGCTATCTCAGTTCACCTTGTCAATGGTATCTGGGGGACACTAGCCGTGGGCTTATTTAGCGTCGGTATAGAAGATAAACTACGCAATAATGCTGTGCAATTTGCGCCTGGTCCAAAACCGGGATTATTCTATGGTGGGGGTTTAGAACAATTATTGATTCAGTTACTTGGCATAATCTCAGTGGGTATTTTCACATTTGTCTTCAGCGCTCTTGCTTGGTCAGCAATTCAAGCTACAGTTGGTCTGCGAGTTTCACCCCAAGCGGAACTTGATGGTTTGGATATTAGTGAGCATGACATGGATGGTTACCACGGCTTTGAGAAGAAAGAGGTGTAGCAAATCTTTAGTCCTTACTCAGGTATCTTACTTCCTCTATACATCAGAGGATTGGAAAATCTACCATATCTTTTTGCAATTTTTGATACAGATTCTTGCAATTTTGTCTGATTGGAGTCTGTGCTCTGGGACTCCTCATCTTTAAGTACAGCGTTCAACTTATCCACAGTGCGATTGATATCTACAAGTAGCATCCCTTCTGGAATCTTACTGGCTATGACTAGTAATAAAATATCAGGGCTACAGGTGGTTAAAATCATATAACCGTCTGTACCTTTAACCGAAATCTGCTCAATCCCCTCCCATTGGACTTCCTTACGGGTGCGGTGAGCCAAATAAATCATCGTTCCCGCCATAATCAATGCGGAATCATCATCCATCCCAATTGTTGTGATCGGCTTACCCTCAGAATTCACAAGTGCTGTACCCTGAAAGCCCATCGTGTTACTAGCAAATTTTTTTAAAATTGCCTTAATCTCATCTATATTCATAGCTCGCTATATGTCTGATTATGCTAGAGGATATCACTTTTTTGATGATAACCGAGCAAATTTTCGGACATTGATCGTCATAGCTTCTTGACATCCTCCCCGCGCTAACCTGGAGTACCAGGTATAGCCGGAGATTCCAAAGATTGCTCTTTATAGGCTACCAAGTCATTAGAGTGGACTACGCACCTTGCCTTTTTTACAGCAAAGTCTTTACACTGCTTACTTACCTTGAGGTGCTAGGCTATATTCGCCAGAAGCGGACTTATTATAATACCGCCTTGAGGAGTACCTTGTTCGGTACTGTGGAATATCTCGGCTTCTACGTATCCTGCTTTTAGCCACTATTTGATTAACTACTCTGTCGGGGATTGTTCCGATACGAAATAGAAGTGAACGAATGCGATCGCTTAGCTGGAGCATAGCGGCAGATCACTAGTGAGAATAGGATATGAATTAGGAGTGATCACTTCAAAACTCATAACTCCTAACTCATAGCTATTATTTCAATTACCAAGTTGGATCACTAAACAAATTTATCGTCAACTCTTCGCGTCTTGGCGGTACTGCTGTAATGCAAGCACGAATGGTATGTCCATCCTCAACTTCCACACTGCAAGCGTGACATGACCCCATCAGACACCCAGTGGGAATAAACACGCCTGCTCGGTCTGCTACATCGAGCAGAGGTTCTCCCACTTCAGCATCAATTGTAACATCATCTGGTAGGAAGCGGACGCGAACAGTCATGAAAACTACCCTCAAGGTAAATACGGTGTTAAGTCCAAATGGCGTTCAACTTCAGCAGCGATAGAGTCTAAAATATGCTCTCTTTGTTCCCGGTAATTGGCAACTCCTGTTGGCAAAGATTTTAAACCCCGCTGTTGACGTAGACGATTTAACCAAGCACGTCTCCAAGGACCATTGTCGAAGATACCGTGGAGATAAGTACCCCAGACCGATAAGCAATTATCCACCAAACCTAAATTAGCATCATCGAATAAAGTATGGTAATTTTCGGTTTCTGTGGGAGGAATTTCTATACGTGATCGCCCTTGATGAATTTCAAACCCGATTACGGGTAAGCCCATTTGTGGAAAATGCGAGTTAACTTGGCGTTGACGAGCGACTTTCTGTCCTGTGATCACAGTTTTTATCGGTAATAACCCTAGTCCTTGATATCTACCTGCTTGTCCTTCAAGTCCCTCTGGATCGGCTATCATTTGACCTAATATTTGGTAGCCGCCACAGATGCCTAAAACTGTGCCACCTGCTGCGGCATAATGTTGAATTGCTTCTGCCATACCGCTTTTTTGCAGCGATATCAAGTCAGGAATTGTTGTTTTTGTGCCAGGAATAATCAGTGCATCAGGATGTCCCAATTCTTGCTTGGGACTAATATATTTTACCCCAACACTAGGTTCTGATTCTAGTGGATCAAAGTCAGTAAAGTTAGAAATTCTCGGTAAGCGGATGACACTAATATTGAGTTCAGCTTGAAATTTTTGTACTCTTTGTTCCAAAAGATCGAGGGAATCTTCCGCAGGATATAACTCTTCTAAGTAAGGGATAACACCGATAACAGGAATACCAGTGCGTTCTTCCAACCATTTTATTCCTGGTTCTAGGAGCGATCGCTGTCCACGGAATTTATTAATCACAATACCGCGAATTAAAGCGCGTTCTTCTGGTTCGAGTAACTCCAAGGTTCCCACAACATGGGCGAAAGCACCTCCTCTGTCAATATCAACAACTAGTAGAGTTGATGCATTCAGGTATTTTGCTACCCGCATATTGGTTAAGTCTCGGTGCTTGATGTTAATCTCCGCAGGACTACCAGCACCTTCACAAACCAACAAATCAAATTCTGTACTCAGATGCTGTAGAGATTCTTCAATTGCCCGCCACCCTAGTTCAAAATATTGTTCGTAGTACTCTACAGCGCTAACTCTAGCCATAGGTTTTCCCTTGATAATGACTTGAGAAGTCATATCTCCTTGTGGTTTGAGTAAAATAGGATTCATTTCTATCCAAGGGACAACTCCCGCAGCCCAAGCTTGTACCGCCTGGGCGTAGCCAATTTCTCCACCATTAGCGGTCACATAAGCATTTAAAGCCATATTTTGACCTTTGAAGGGAGCCACTCGCCAGCCACGGCGCGATAGTATACGACAAATAGCTGCCGTTAACAGTGATTTCCCGGCGTGGGATGTTGTTCCCACTATCATAATTGCTTTCATTTCAAACCTCCAGGAGATCCCTGCTGAATTCGGTATATAAATGAGAACCGCTATATACTCTTAATTCTAAAAGGGTAACCTAAACCAACGAAGAACGGCATTGTATAGGTTGTCACTCCATGTAGAAGTCCGCCAAGATTTTGTTTGAAATTGTTCTACTATCTGACGACCAACAGGAGTGAGGCGGAAACTATCTGTAATTCCTTGACCATCTACTTCGCGCCGCAGAACACCCACTTGAATCAGCCACACAAGTGCATTATCTGCTACTAACTCGGAAAGAGAATGTTTAGTGTAGCCATTTTGCACACCAGTACTAGCAGTTATTTCACTTAATGCTACTCGACGGGAGCGCATTGTTTCAAACAAGCAAGGATTGAAGGGAGAACACACTAAGGCCCGTTCGGCTCGTTCTAGGGTACTGCGAGAATAGGTAAAGGTTTTCTGGTTTTGAGAATCAATACGAGGCATGTTGTAAATTTGAATACTTTTTAGCTAAGAAAGAGGGGAGTTGAATTTTTAATAAGCCCATGGGCTTGTATGGATGAATCTCACACCTCGAAGCTGTGGGTGCATCAAAAAATATTAGCAAATAGTTAACAATAGCATACACTATGCAAGTCAACACAGGCAGGTGCGTTAACATCCTATTAATGTAAATCACATTACACAAAGCTTATGGAACCAGATTCTCTACCAACTGAGGTGATTCTGACGCATTCACGTCAGTCCCTTGGAAGTATGAAACTTGATTGGGCACCACAACCTGGGAACTATGTTGACTTTGAAGGCAAAACATACGCAGTTTTAGAGCGCCGCCACCGTTATCAACTCAGGGCAGGGCGCTATCGTTTGCAAAAAATTGCTTTATACGTACAGTCCGCTATACGACCAAGTGAAAAAAGTCTTGTAGCAGGACGCTGGGTGATCGGCGATGCCACCTGCCGCTACAATGCTTGTTCAGAAATCATGCGCTGTGCGGTTAACCCAGATGGACCATGTGAAACATGCCGCTACTACGAGAGTGCGTAAGTGCTGAGTAAAGTAAAGGAAGTTGAGAAACAATCACTCATCACTCATGACTCAGCATTCCCAAATACCTCTGTGACTGCTAAACGCGAACCATTAACAAAATCCCATCCTGACTGAGGACGTTTGCCAGCACTTTGAATTTCTCGCAAGAGCAATAAGCCTTCTCCAGTTTGGACAATTGCTCCCATCCCCTTGATGATGCTTACAACTTCCCCTGGACTACCCGAAGCAGTTGACAAATTAGGTAATTGATGGTTTAAGTCTTGGAGTTCTGCTGGTAGTTCATAACCATCAGCATCATCAAGGGGAGCAGTGGCAGTAATTTTCAATGGTTGGTTGCGGAAGATAGTGGTACAGTCTGGATAAAACCCTCTGGTTTGATTGTGTAATTGTATAGCACTCTTTGACCAATCTAATTGATAATCCTCTTTTTTAATCAAAGGCGCATAAGTCGCTTGAGAATTATCTTGAGCAATTGGCTGAATTTCCTGAAGTTCCAGCTTGCACAAAGTCTCTACCAACAAATCTGCACCCATAACTGCAAGTTTTTCTGCCAAATCATGAGCATTATTTAGCAGTTCTATCGGTGTTGTCGCTTTGAGAAGCATTGCACCAGTATCCATTCCTGCATCCATTAACATTGTGGTGATACCGGTTTGAGTCTCGCCGTTATACAAACACCACTGAATCGGAGCAGCACCTCGATACTTGGGTAAAATTGAGCCATGCACATTAACACAACCCAATTTAGGCATATCTAAAATTTCTTGAGAGAGAATTTGCCCATAAGCAACGACGACAAACACATCAGCGTCTGAGTTTTTGAGTTTCGTTAAAGTTTCAATGTCTTTTTTCACCCGCGGAGGTTGCCATACAGGGACATTAGCAGAGGTGGCGACAGCTTTTACTGGTGAGGGTATCAGTTGATTTCCACGTCCCCGACGTTTATCAGGCTGTGTTACAACTGCCAAGACATCAAATTCTGGATGATTCAGTAGTTTTTCCAGAGTTGGTACAGCAAAACTAGGAGTGCCAAAGAATACGATTTTCATCAGTCATCAGTTATTAGGAGGCAGTGCTCGAAAGCGGGTTCAGTCAGGCTACAGGACATGTGCGCCTTTGCGGCTGTGCCGACGTTAAAGCACAAGCGCCTCACCTGCCGTTCATGATTGAGCCACTGCGTTATATCGTACTCGAACTGACTTGATCTCCTGTTTTTTCCTAGAGCTGTTAAGATAATTCCTCAAGCGTTGTATTTTTTTGATCTTCGATCATTTTTGCGATCAGCCTTTATGCTTTAATGGGTCAATTAACATTTGTGTATCCCTATCCCAAAAGTATTGGGGAATTCTCTAAGATGTTGTACAAGCGATTTACGGAGCGGGTTTATCAGTCGTCCTAATTTGTTGGTTTTGTTAAACCTCTTAAGAACCGCCTGAGTGATGGTTTCCAATTTTTTGGTTTACTACCGTTCCGAAAAATCCTGTACGCAGAACGGGTACTACTAATGACTCAGTTTTGTAAAAGTATGCGAAATTTGAGTAAACTATATCGTTAAAACTGCTAGTTCCTTGTTATACATATTAATGATAGCTTGCTCTATTGCTGCATTCCTGTCTGCTCCTCACACAGCAACCGCCCTCTAGGAAGTCAACAAATGCTTAAACATCTTATGCTGTCTGGATGGTTCCGTGCGCAACCATTCGTTAAGTACCTCGTTTTTGTGATGCTGATCGCGCCCTTGACGGCAGCATCAGAGGACATGACTTCGGCACAACAAATACAAGGCGCTAAAGTACCTTCTGTAACAACACAGCCAGACTCTGTAGCAGTTCACTCCCAGTTAAAGGCAACGGCTGCGGTTGATCAAGCTAATTTCATTTCAGTACCAAAAGCAGCGCCAATCAACTCCCTGACAGAAAAATCTGACTCTATACCAAAGTCTGTAAGTGCGGTTTCCCAACCGCAAACACAAATAGATGAACAAACAAATAAAATTGATGCTTTAACTGTTAAAGATAGTTCTGAGTCAGTTCAGATGCCGGTGGATAATGATTCATTGGCACCAGTTGAGCTAGCGCCACTACCACAAGAATCTGAGTCGGCATCAAACGAGATGGCAGCTAGTCAACAAAATTTAGTGCAACGATTGAAAGCCTCTAAAGTTATAGCGTTGGCAACGAACAATGTCTCTGCATCTGGGGAAGTGCCTGCTGCTAAAACATTGGAAACAGTTAAAATTGATCCTTTCAAAAAAGGACAACAAAAGTCAACAGCAGTGCCTGTTGTAGAACAATCACGACAACAAGCTCAAGCCGCACAGCAAGATCCTATAGGAAGTCCCCATCCTATTCCTTGGGCTTGGATACAGGCGACTCAAGATGCTATTAGTTCTAGAGGTGCTTCTGGAGTGCGTTACTACCGCAGTATGCCTGTTATTTCTGCAGATGGTAGATATGCTATGTACAGCCGTGTACAACTGGAAGTCCGACCACAAATGTACAATAGCCGCGTGAATAGTGTTCTGTTTGTAGAAGATAGGCAAACTAAGAACTTGCGAGTGGTTAGCTCAACTGCTCCGATTAATGATCCCCTATTAAAGGTTCAGGTTTCCTCAGCAAGTGATTCACAAGGAACTATTGCGGTATTGGTTCCTGTTAGCTGGTCACAGAAAGGCGATCGCTTTTTAGCACGCAAGCTTGAAGGAGCGATGAACACTTCTGATGTCACAGATTATGCAGTCATATGGGATCGGGAACAAAATCGTTCTGAGAGTGTCACTCCTTCACAAGAACAATATAAACACGATATCGCTGTGTTGTTAGGTTGGAGTAAAACTCACCCTGACCAAGTGGTATTTCGTGCCGGCGAATTAGGTGAAGAACAATGGTCCTTGGTGACAGTTGCTTACGATGGCAAAACTACATCTGCTACAACTACAGAGCAGCCAGTTATCTATGGTCAAAGGATAACAGACGTCTGGGCTGGTCCACAAGTCGCCTACAGGTAGATCATATTTGTCCAGTTGCCCATAACTAAGACTAACACAGAAAAAATCAAACCTTTAATTTAGCGACTGAGTGAAAATATTCGCGTTCAAGAGTAATAATTCAATCACTTCAGTCGCTTAACTAGTTTTTACAAATTGGAATCTGAGCCTGAAAAAGAGCAGAAATCTAAAATAGAAAATCTCTACTTTTCTAGGCTCAATCTTCAAAAATGATAGAAAAGTCAAGAAGCCGGTGGATAAAACTTCTGCATTTTGTTTGCCTATTTAATAGGCACCTGTCTTGTTCAGAACAACTAGAACAGTTTTGAACAAAATTTTCACATCTAGCCAGATTGACCAATTTTCAATGTAAGAGAGATCTAATTTCACCGCGTCTTCAAAGTTATCAATATTGGAACGTCCAGAAACCTGCCACCATCCAGTAATACCGGGCAACACTTCTTGACGGATAAAATGTCCTGTTTGGAATTTATCTACATCTCTTAGAGGAAGAGGACGCGGACCGACCAAACTCATTTGTCCAAGTAAAACATTTAAAAGTTGGGGCAATTCATCTAGACTATAACGGCGCAGAAATTTACCAACTTTTGTGATCCGAGGATCATCCTTCATCTTAAACAGGACACCATCTTTGATTTCATTGTTTGTTTCTAAGGCTTTTTGCATCTTTTCCGCATCGGTTACCATTGTGCGGAACTTACAAATTTGAAACTTCTTACAATGTAGACCAATTCGATCCTGCCTGAACAAGATTGGTCCTGGAGAATCGAGCTTAATCAGCAGAGCAATTAACGCAAAAACAGGTGAGAGTATTAGTAACAAAATAATGGAACAACAAAGGTCAAAAGACCGCTTCACCCAAAAATCACTGCCTGCAATAATGGGTGCTGGAATACTCATACAAGGGACTCCACCTATGACCCATAATACGGATTTAGGATGGAAAGCAGTGGTTTGTGTAGGGAGTATTCTCAGGGTAATACCAGCTGTGTAAAAATGCCAGCAAATAAACAAACGATTTTTAATGGCATTCCAAGAAACAAAAACCTCTACTATTCCTTGATTGCGAAGATATTCAAAGGTTTGTTCTCTGTTAAGTCTGTCGAGACACTTAGAGTTAGAAGTACCCTGTACAATATAGCACTGTTCTTGTTGTATTAACTTAATATGACTCTCTTGTTCTTGTTTATCTGAAATCAGAAAAACGGGATAACAAATAGCTTTTTTCTTGCGAAGAAGTGTAGTGGTAATATCAAAGAGATAACGCCCGATACAAATGAAGGCAACAGATAAAAACCACAAGATTATAAAAAAGGTTCGAGAAAAATAACTCCCGGATTCGTAGAAAAGATCAATCAGCAAGAGGAACATTTGTGACAAAGATACTGCTTTAATCAGATTATAATAGTTACGACGATCAATGCCTCCTTTATAAAGTCCTTGAGCTGCAATAATTCCTATTTCAATAGTTAAAACTAGCGGTAGTTGAGATATATTGTGTGTCCAATGAAATACTAATTTAGTCCCAAAAGATACGGAAAACTTCCATGCAATGATTAGGGAAATAACATCCAAAAAGATAAGTATTAAGACCCGCAAAAGTCGGATAGCTAATCCTCTCTGTATCCTTGTACCTTTGGGTGAACGTATATCGGGTTTTAAATTTACTTTTGATTCACTTCTGGAAGCCACAATTCGTATCCCTCCTTATATTTGTGCCGTTATGGCGATTGTTATTCGAGTCGAATACATTTGGTGTATGCAACCATAGGCTCTTACCGTTAAAGGCAAGAGTGATTCTTAATAAATCTGATCGAGAATTGAAATTAACGCTTTGGAGCTTTGTCAAACGCTCTTGCCATAGCATTCCATGCCAATTTAGGTTTGAGATTAAAATCGAAAGGTAAAGGTCGTAATGGCGCTCTGTCTGAGCGAGGAAACCTCGAAAGCCAGGTGTCGCTATCAGTAAATCCCCAACTTATGACAGCAATGACAGCTGGTTCATTTAGAACAACAGAAAGATAGTCTTCGTAGACACTTGCAACCATGCGATCGCGGACATCTATATCTTTAGGCAAGTCATTATCTGCTACATCTAGCTCAGTAATCAGAATTTTTAGACCAAGACTGGCAACATCACGTAGAAAAGCTCTCAGTTTTTTTGGATTGAATGGTTTATCTGCAAACAAGTGAGCTTGTATGCCTAAGGCTTGAACAGGTGTACCTTTAGACTTCAAAGTTTCTAGCAATTTCAGTGTAGCGATTCTTCTTGCTTCATGCTCGGGTATATCATGATCCAATAAAGCATCGTTATATACCAACAGCGCCTTGGGATCAGCATCTCTAGCAGTGCGAAAGGCAATGTCGATATAATCTGGACCCAAAAACTTTAGCCAAGGTGTGTTTTGTAAATTATCAGGTCGTCCGTGTTTCGGCTCAATTGCCTCGTTTACCACATCCCATGAGTGAATTCGTCCAGCATACCGTTTAACAATTGTTGAAACATGGTTTGTTAGAATGTTCTCAATTTCTTTAGAAGTCGTTTTTTGGTCTTGAAATTTACTAGTTAACCAATCAGGAATGACTTGATGCCAAACTAAAGGATGTCCCCGGAAAAGCATCCCATGTTCAGACGCAAATTGGGCAAAAGAATCAGTATCATGAAAGTTAAAATGATTGATACTAGGTCGAGTTACACCCCAATAAAACCCCCCTACTAGAAGACCGCACTCCCGAATGAAAGCAGACTGTAACTGCTTATTTTTGGATAAATTTTCGTAACCAAAAGACGGAAATGCTCCATAGATTAATCCTTTAAGAGCAGCCCGTTTGCGTAAAGAAGTATTACCGACCACAGAAAAACGTCTCTTTGGGCTATATGGAGCTTTAACTTGATTGTAGTTCTTGAATCTATTGGCACAAGCAAAAGGAACCGTGCTTGTTAAAGTTCCTAATCCTAGTAGAAGTTCACGCCGTTTGATCAAAAATCGCATTTTGATTAATTGTTAGTACATTAACTCTGCTAACAACATTTTCACACTTTTACCAGCCACTGACCAGTTAAGACGAGACTGATATTCATGAAATGAGGATAATGCTAGTTGTTTGTACCTTGAGTACTCAACAAATAAATTAGAAATGTAGTCACAATATTCTTTAATACTGGCTTCTTTAGAAAAGGTTTTACCGTTCACATTATCTTTGATAATTGTTCCAATTCCACCAACATTCGTTGCAAGACAAGGAACACCAAATGAGTTTGCTTCACAAAACACTACTCCAAAGCACTCTGCTTTAGAAGGCACAATAAGGAAATGTGCAGTAGATAAGAGTGAATCAAGCTGCTTTCTACCCTCCACAGTAGATTTGCTAATAAAATCAAATACTTTAACATAACTGGGTAGCTGTTGATCAACAATAGGTAGACAGCCTACAACTGACAACTCTGTACTTAAACCTGACTGATTTAATTGTCTGG
This portion of the Brasilonema sennae CENA114 genome encodes:
- a CDS encoding endo-1,4-beta-xylanase produces the protein MRFLIKRRELLLGLGTLTSTVPFACANRFKNYNQVKAPYSPKRRFSVVGNTSLRKRAALKGLIYGAFPSFGYENLSKNKQLQSAFIRECGLLVGGFYWGVTRPSINHFNFHDTDSFAQFASEHGMLFRGHPLVWHQVIPDWLTSKFQDQKTTSKEIENILTNHVSTIVKRYAGRIHSWDVVNEAIEPKHGRPDNLQNTPWLKFLGPDYIDIAFRTARDADPKALLVYNDALLDHDIPEHEARRIATLKLLETLKSKGTPVQALGIQAHLFADKPFNPKKLRAFLRDVASLGLKILITELDVADNDLPKDIDVRDRMVASVYEDYLSVVLNEPAVIAVISWGFTDSDTWLSRFPRSDRAPLRPLPFDFNLKPKLAWNAMARAFDKAPKR
- a CDS encoding Npun_F0494 family protein gives rise to the protein MPRIDSQNQKTFTYSRSTLERAERALVCSPFNPCLFETMRSRRVALSEITASTGVQNGYTKHSLSELVADNALVWLIQVGVLRREVDGQGITDSFRLTPVGRQIVEQFQTKSWRTSTWSDNLYNAVLRWFRLPF
- a CDS encoding DUF6464 family protein; this translates as MEPDSLPTEVILTHSRQSLGSMKLDWAPQPGNYVDFEGKTYAVLERRHRYQLRAGRYRLQKIALYVQSAIRPSEKSLVAGRWVIGDATCRYNACSEIMRCAVNPDGPCETCRYYESA
- a CDS encoding roadblock/LC7 domain-containing protein → MNIDEIKAILKKFASNTMGFQGTALVNSEGKPITTIGMDDDSALIMAGTMIYLAHRTRKEVQWEGIEQISVKGTDGYMILTTCSPDILLLVIASKIPEGMLLVDINRTVDKLNAVLKDEESQSTDSNQTKLQESVSKIAKRYGRFSNPLMYRGSKIPE
- the cobQ gene encoding cobyric acid synthase CobQ, with amino-acid sequence MKAIMIVGTTSHAGKSLLTAAICRILSRRGWRVAPFKGQNMALNAYVTANGGEIGYAQAVQAWAAGVVPWIEMNPILLKPQGDMTSQVIIKGKPMARVSAVEYYEQYFELGWRAIEESLQHLSTEFDLLVCEGAGSPAEINIKHRDLTNMRVAKYLNASTLLVVDIDRGGAFAHVVGTLELLEPEERALIRGIVINKFRGQRSLLEPGIKWLEERTGIPVIGVIPYLEELYPAEDSLDLLEQRVQKFQAELNISVIRLPRISNFTDFDPLESEPSVGVKYISPKQELGHPDALIIPGTKTTIPDLISLQKSGMAEAIQHYAAAGGTVLGICGGYQILGQMIADPEGLEGQAGRYQGLGLLPIKTVITGQKVARQRQVNSHFPQMGLPVIGFEIHQGRSRIEIPPTETENYHTLFDDANLGLVDNCLSVWGTYLHGIFDNGPWRRAWLNRLRQQRGLKSLPTGVANYREQREHILDSIAAEVERHLDLTPYLP
- a CDS encoding ammonium transporter, translating into MESKPKLKKLKCKKSWLSLNWKICLPLAAIIVLILNYAAVAQTSTSAVKPSLSLEVGVDTVWVLFTGCLVFFMNAGFAMLETGLCRYKNAVNILAQNFIVFAVATVAFWVIGCALMFGDNTNPLFGTKGWFFDGTDQQMFKSLKSDVPKSALFFFELVFAGIAATIFTGAVAERIKFIAFLTFSFLLIAICYPITGHWIWGGGWLSKLGFYDFAGSTVVHSVGGWAALVGAWLLGPRLYKLESYGAPIYRYLKNGSNIAMPGHNQSMATLGSFILWLGWFGFNAGSTLKADPGAIAHIFLTTNMAGATGGIAATLISWWRFGKPELTMILNGVLAGLVSITASSAFVTVRSAFWIGLIAGILVFFSVLFIDANLKIDDPVGAISVHLVNGIWGTLAVGLFSVGIEDKLRNNAVQFAPGPKPGLFYGGGLEQLLIQLLGIISVGIFTFVFSALAWSAIQATVGLRVSPQAELDGLDISEHDMDGYHGFEKKEV
- a CDS encoding 2Fe-2S iron-sulfur cluster-binding protein, whose amino-acid sequence is MTVRVRFLPDDVTIDAEVGEPLLDVADRAGVFIPTGCLMGSCHACSVEVEDGHTIRACITAVPPRREELTINLFSDPTW
- the fmt gene encoding methionyl-tRNA formyltransferase — its product is MKIVFFGTPSFAVPTLEKLLNHPEFDVLAVVTQPDKRRGRGNQLIPSPVKAVATSANVPVWQPPRVKKDIETLTKLKNSDADVFVVVAYGQILSQEILDMPKLGCVNVHGSILPKYRGAAPIQWCLYNGETQTGITTMLMDAGMDTGAMLLKATTPIELLNNAHDLAEKLAVMGADLLVETLCKLELQEIQPIAQDNSQATYAPLIKKEDYQLDWSKSAIQLHNQTRGFYPDCTTIFRNQPLKITATAPLDDADGYELPAELQDLNHQLPNLSTASGSPGEVVSIIKGMGAIVQTGEGLLLLREIQSAGKRPQSGWDFVNGSRLAVTEVFGNAES
- a CDS encoding sugar transferase is translated as MASRSESKVNLKPDIRSPKGTRIQRGLAIRLLRVLILIFLDVISLIIAWKFSVSFGTKLVFHWTHNISQLPLVLTIEIGIIAAQGLYKGGIDRRNYYNLIKAVSLSQMFLLLIDLFYESGSYFSRTFFIILWFLSVAFICIGRYLFDITTTLLRKKKAICYPVFLISDKQEQESHIKLIQQEQCYIVQGTSNSKCLDRLNREQTFEYLRNQGIVEVFVSWNAIKNRLFICWHFYTAGITLRILPTQTTAFHPKSVLWVIGGVPCMSIPAPIIAGSDFWVKRSFDLCCSIILLLILSPVFALIALLIKLDSPGPILFRQDRIGLHCKKFQICKFRTMVTDAEKMQKALETNNEIKDGVLFKMKDDPRITKVGKFLRRYSLDELPQLLNVLLGQMSLVGPRPLPLRDVDKFQTGHFIRQEVLPGITGWWQVSGRSNIDNFEDAVKLDLSYIENWSIWLDVKILFKTVLVVLNKTGAY